In Caldicellulosiruptor morganii, the following proteins share a genomic window:
- a CDS encoding type 2 lanthipeptide synthetase LanM family protein has translation MKNKKNVFQLFIHYLLNNKGIYKFMNDYPVIGRTMAQKTLNWLVYFSKVIHDLDKHFTEISKRFEIKSNRITSIEILGDFHQESSAVLIVIFEKSKPILYKPRNSSLQKTVVEFIKWCETKEKKLLDLIFPSLYDGETFTIEEYIPYVECNNEEELERYYRRFGQLCGFVYLLKGSDIHFENLIAHAEYPVIVDMETIVAQENSQKELFRDARYFALKEINESILSSGLIPCMSFVDFKTGKGVDVSAFSGGGQKLPYKTLVLNEKDIDNIKFDYSEIEISEAQNIPKLRGEKVDFRKYVPEVLKGFMTVLEFARIHKGEIIYKIEESFKGNIRSRTLLKNTDNYYKMLSFYSHPSYTQDFLDLERLFANLWVANYKNKIVIRSEIEDLMNFDIPVFYRKLNDNVLEDSHNRKVEGFFINSGFNLIKERIKSIDDETVSKQISILQASLNYFDEKIEKIKGNNLCENAGVIIEENITLQKEILTEEIMEIGNILVENAIWGAKEKSVIWNGLIFDRINNTNVILPLESSLFYGLSGIMLFLSYAFLLVPDENYMKITKTLFYQLFKDVKKRIYIVNQEEEIKSIENVASILLSLLEVSNIYKGIFSNIKEELLHLVELFFKKLLKNEKTIQSSFILNFLKYCINKYNIEPLMKCKDIYSTFVYDKSTLSTMVKQEKYSNKKYIHYVNFLLDAANICQNKFAFNYIVNNFIEFLEQVDKLVISQNFFELLLVILKICSNEFNKEYFKVYVKRLIYEYIKPFKETDELLKGNSGDIELLLKYSEIFDVDSIMEIIKEKVKYIVFRKKRKGKFSLRSTPQYLPLGLLDGISGIGYTFIRLCYKDALPIMEFVFPISFTEEEEV, from the coding sequence ATAAAAAATAAAAAAAATGTATTTCAGTTATTCATTCATTATTTACTCAATAATAAAGGAATATACAAGTTTATGAACGATTACCCTGTAATAGGTCGAACTATGGCACAAAAAACACTTAACTGGTTGGTATATTTCAGCAAAGTTATACATGATTTAGATAAACATTTTACAGAAATTAGTAAACGATTTGAAATAAAAAGCAATAGAATAACTAGTATAGAGATATTGGGAGATTTTCATCAAGAAAGCAGTGCGGTTTTGATAGTTATATTCGAAAAATCCAAACCGATATTATACAAGCCTCGAAATTCGTCTCTACAAAAAACAGTAGTTGAGTTTATTAAGTGGTGTGAAACGAAAGAAAAAAAATTGTTGGATTTAATATTTCCTTCCCTATATGATGGCGAAACTTTCACAATAGAAGAATACATACCTTATGTTGAATGTAACAATGAAGAAGAGTTAGAGAGATATTATCGAAGATTTGGACAATTATGTGGATTTGTTTATTTACTTAAAGGTAGTGATATACATTTTGAAAATTTAATAGCCCATGCTGAGTATCCTGTAATAGTTGATATGGAAACAATTGTGGCTCAGGAAAATAGTCAAAAAGAGTTATTTAGAGATGCGCGGTACTTTGCATTAAAAGAAATAAATGAATCAATCTTATCTTCGGGTTTAATTCCGTGTATGAGTTTTGTTGATTTCAAAACAGGAAAAGGAGTGGACGTTAGTGCATTTAGTGGAGGAGGCCAAAAATTACCATATAAAACATTAGTACTTAATGAAAAAGACATTGATAACATCAAATTTGATTATTCAGAAATAGAAATTTCAGAAGCACAGAATATTCCAAAACTGAGAGGTGAAAAAGTAGATTTTAGGAAATATGTACCGGAAGTTTTAAAAGGATTTATGACAGTATTAGAATTTGCAAGAATACACAAAGGTGAAATTATATATAAAATAGAAGAGAGTTTCAAAGGCAATATAAGGAGTAGAACATTATTGAAAAATACAGATAATTATTATAAGATGTTAAGTTTCTATTCGCATCCTAGTTATACTCAAGATTTTTTAGATTTAGAAAGATTGTTTGCTAATTTATGGGTTGCAAATTACAAAAACAAAATTGTAATTAGAAGTGAGATAGAAGATTTGATGAATTTTGATATTCCTGTTTTTTATCGAAAATTAAATGATAATGTATTAGAAGACAGTCATAATAGAAAGGTAGAGGGATTTTTTATTAATTCAGGATTTAACTTAATAAAGGAAAGGATAAAAAGTATAGACGATGAGACAGTAAGCAAACAAATATCAATTTTGCAAGCGTCATTGAATTATTTTGATGAAAAAATTGAGAAAATTAAGGGGAATAACCTATGTGAAAATGCGGGTGTTATTATAGAAGAGAACATAACTTTACAGAAAGAAATTCTCACAGAAGAAATAATGGAAATAGGAAACATTTTAGTAGAAAATGCCATTTGGGGAGCAAAAGAAAAATCAGTCATATGGAATGGTTTAATTTTTGACAGAATCAACAACACTAATGTTATATTACCTTTAGAAAGCAGTTTATTTTATGGGTTAAGTGGTATTATGCTGTTTCTTAGTTATGCTTTTTTACTTGTTCCAGATGAGAATTATATGAAGATTACAAAGACATTGTTTTATCAACTCTTTAAAGATGTAAAAAAAAGAATATATATAGTAAATCAGGAAGAAGAAATTAAGAGCATAGAAAATGTAGCTTCAATTTTATTATCTTTATTAGAGGTTTCAAATATTTATAAAGGCATATTTAGCAATATTAAAGAAGAATTACTACACTTAGTAGAATTGTTTTTTAAGAAGTTGTTAAAAAATGAAAAAACAATCCAAAGCAGTTTTATACTGAATTTTTTAAAATACTGTATAAATAAGTATAATATTGAACCTTTAATGAAATGTAAAGATATATACAGCACATTTGTATACGACAAATCCACATTGTCTACAATGGTCAAACAAGAGAAATACTCTAATAAGAAATACATACATTATGTTAACTTCTTATTAGACGCTGCAAATATATGCCAAAATAAATTTGCTTTTAATTATATTGTGAATAACTTTATAGAGTTTTTGGAACAGGTAGATAAACTTGTTATTTCTCAAAACTTTTTCGAATTATTATTAGTAATTTTGAAGATTTGCTCGAACGAGTTCAATAAGGAATATTTTAAGGTGTATGTGAAAAGATTAATATATGAGTACATTAAACCCTTCAAAGAAACAGATGAGCTTTTGAAAGGAAATAGTGGAGATATTGAACTTTTATTAAAATATTCTGAGATTTTTGATGTAGATTCAATTATGGAAATTATCAAAGAAAAAGTTAAATATATAGTTTTTAGAAAAAAACGAAAGGGGAAATTTAGTCTAAGATCAACTCCACAATATTTGCCATTAGGTTTGTTAGATGGAATTAGTGGAATTGGTTACACATTTATTCGACTTTGTTATAAAGATGCTCTTCCAATTATGGAGTTTGTATTTCCCATATCTTTTACTGAGGAGGAAGAAGTATGA